Part of the Xiphophorus couchianus chromosome 2, X_couchianus-1.0, whole genome shotgun sequence genome, GTCTCTCACAAAcccaaaatctaaaaatttcttcATTTGGACATCTGACATTTTGAGGATTTAATTGCTTCTCAGTATCTGCTCTACATATAGCATACTAAATATGAATATGTTAGTGAACGCATTCCTTTAGTATTTAATGAGaagggctacagcagcagaagatcaGACTGGTCACTACTCTGGTCAGCTACGAACAGGATATCATGACTACAATCCATACTGAATTGCCAAAATTCAGTAATAGTAGATGTAGGTTTAATGAGTCTCAATTTCACCTGTAACGTCTAGATGTCAGGGTCAGATTTTGACGTGTGCACGGATTtattaacagtaaataaaatatggttaaattaaaattgtgtttgtgtggtaGTAGTTAGAAATACTTCATTGTCACTGAAGTTTCAGATTCAATTTATTTGAACTATCTTTTGtcggtttgtgtgtgtgaaccgTGCATCACTGTTGGTTAGTCTTGTGCACTGTAAATGGTTgatataaaaatttgttttaagtacCACTAACTGCACTGCAAGTACCAGAATGATTAGAACCATGATTCTAGAAGACCTATCTAATCTCCACAGCTCCGGCCCATTTCTAACTAACGCACCCACACAAGCTGAATCTGCCCTGCCTGCTATTTTTAGCACCACGCTACATTAGCATTTCACACTCCACTGAAAGCCTAAGGTATGGCAGGGGTTTTGATAAGGCAgctgattttttcccccctcagccACATTCAAATTAGAtataattgtcttttttgtgcATTACTTTAGCAATTCACACCTCCTTCTGTTTATTGTTCTAATAAAGAGTTTTCCCTTATATATTTCACACGGTTGCTACTTCTCTAAGTCCTTGTATCTCAGATGAACTGATTGAAGCAGAAAATCCTCCTCCTTTTACTTTCTCTATTAATAAGAATAATACCCAGAGTTCTAACTAACAAAGCAATAGCATTTCTATCACCAGGCCCACAGAAAGCCTCACTCCTACTTTTCtagcatacacacacacctcacagcCGCTACACCAACCCGTTGTTACACACACACCTCCCAACTGCAGCCTGGAGCTGAACACAGAGTCCccgagggagggaggaggggtcATGAGGAGGGGATAAACTCCCCTTCTCATTTCTAAACCCTCCCAGCAAAACTCCAGGAGAGGAGGAAACTTAACTTTACTCACTTTCTCtgcacaaacatacacacacatggcTCCAGATGGTGAACACACACCACCTCAAGCCTCTCTTTTCCTCTTACGCTTGGAAAGACTGAACCTACACACTTGCTGCAGAGCTCGTCTTTAGGGAAGCTTTTCTACACAGCTGGCTTGGactttatttcacagaaaagcAAATGGTTCATGAAGGAGACGgaagaggatttaaaaaaaagaaaagtcaagaCTTCTTCCGCTCACACTGTCTTACTTCAGAGTGAAGTCATCCAGTGCTGGGAGCCTTTGTGGAAAGACCGCCTGGTCTGGACCTGATCATAGACCTCCAGATTTGAGGTCTCCTCTCTCCTAACAGCTCCTTTCttatcagcttttctttttctccctgcTTCTCTGATTCATTTGCATGTTCCTgccaaacaaaaagaagcatTCTGGGAAAGAGATCGGGCTAAAGGCTGTGAGGATTTAATGTGAAGCATGTTTCCTCTGAGCTCTTCTAAAGGCTGTCTGTTTTTTCTAAACCTCAGGTGTTTCAATGGCGTCAACTGGAGAACCTTTACTTCAGAGAGAAGAAGTTTTCAGTGGAAGTTCATGACCCCAGGAGGTAAATTTACATCACAAACTCAAGCTCTTAAAGCACTttattgatttgtgtttttatattcttttgaGATTTTAGACTGTCATTGAGTCGTCACAGTCCATTTTGTTGATCTTATGTTTAGTAAAACATGCTAATTTAAATGATAGAAGTTTCCTAAATTGTGGACACCTTCCCATGCCTTTTACTTTAAGTTTATAGTCAAACATATGGGGATATGTAGAGATCCAAAGTGTATTCTGTGTGGAGCAGGAAAACGGAGGTTGGAGTCAAATTTAGTCAAAGTAGTAAAATTTGTCTTGGCAGCACAGCAGACGTTGGGGATGTCATGGTGGAACAGATTGATAGTCGGAGTCTTAAACatgtgttcacacacacaaacacacacagagtaaaGCACTGATAGATTATAGGAGAAGGAGAGATGGATGTAGTGTAGCTCTTTGTAGAGGAAGTGACCtctcctgtgtttgtttaacatggctgtatttatatatatatatatatatatatatatatatatatatatatatatatatatatatatatatatatatggagtGTTATTCTGCAGTCAGAAAGGGAGGGAATGAGTGAAAAAGAGACAGACGGGGTGAAACAGGGAGCAGCGGTGTGTTCTTTAAAGGAAGCTGTCATTAGAGCGAGCTGGTCTGCTGCAgatgtgtgtttaaaaaaaggatgaGTAAACAATTTAGGACATTGTGTGTggcttttctaaaataaaaaacatctttatcaTTGTTATTCGTTAGTTTCAGTAGCAGCAGGCGCCACTAGAGTAGTTGAAcaatcttttgttttcagtgtatATAAGGAGGCCTTTTGTCCGCTCCTACTGTAGGGCGTCGGTAACCAGAAGGACGTTTGGACACAGCGGCATCGCCGTGCATACCTGGTATGCCTGTCCTGCTCTCATAAAGTCCATCTGGGCCATGGCCATCAGCCAGCATCAGTTCTACCTGGACCGCAAGCAGAGCAAGGTCAGTTTCAAAGCAATAAGTCAGAGAATGCCGTCATCTAACACGTTTGATTCCCAAGAAACAATGctaaatttactttaatctaaaaactgaattttagaCCACCGCGTAACAGTCcagttctttttcttcaaagtcctgatttgttttttatcaagGTTCTGCTAGTATTTAGGGTAGCCGATGTTCAGGATAACCGTGAGTGTGGTATCacttgaagcactgactccagTTGTTGTCCAAGACTTGTGAACCCACCCAAACTCTTAACTGAAATTTATCTCTCTAATCTTTTCATAGATCCAGTTATTTCCATTGATCTATTAAACTTTCCAAAATTACGCTTGAATAAGGCTCGTTGTAAAGTCACCTTCTTTAACAACAACATTTTGGTTAAACCTCTTCTGAAATTTGAATAAACcagagattgttttttttagttgctATTCAGGGTCAAATGTAATAACTCAATGTAATAATTATGCATATGTTATTGATtatatcctaatttattgaaatgtaacTGTATTTGTACACaatatgtttttgcaaatattccTATTTGTTATCTTTCCAGTCAAAGATCCATGCTGCGCGGAGTCTGAGTGAGATCGCGATAGATCTTACAGAGACAGGAACTTTGAAGACATCCAAATTGGCCAACATGGGCAGCAAGGGCAAGATTATCAGTGGCAGCAGCGGCAGCCTGCTCTCCTCAGgtatgtatgtgtatgtatgtaCGTGTTTGGATCCGAGTgtgttgaggaaaaataaaacaaaaggaaaagatttGACAAACGCTGAAGAAGAATGATTAATATAAGACTCTGTATGAGTTTGCATGCGTTGGTATAGGCAGAGAGGAGCTTTGGAAGGACAGAAGCAGCTGTCACTGGAAACAGAATACTCATTCTCTGATGAATGTTCTCACACATATACTGTACAAACACCCAACCCTGTCTTTCAGTATGCATGGGATACCACTCCCACCCTCCATGTCACAGATTCATCCTCCAGAGGCCCCTACCTCCTCTAAATTTAGGGGGTGAGAGAATGAAAGGGCGGCAGTTTGAGTACAAACTTGACATTGCCTTTAAAACAATGCCTATCTGTGCTAAGCAAGTAATGAATGGGACAGAAGGTTTGTTTTCCAACTAAAATTAGAGTTGAAAGGAAAACGCCCTTTAGATCCCAGAAAGCCATTATAATGTAATGAGGAAACTCAAGAACAGTTATTTGTTTGGCTGCTACAACACCATCTTCACAGTCCTGGAAAATTTGATTGATTACTAAACCAACACAGTGGAGAAAAGATTGACAATATGGGCTTCTCTGACAAGTTACTTATAGTTATTTATGAAGttctttgtttgaaaaattTCTTCTTGTGTGAATTTTGATACTTTGTGTCAGTGTTGTActcaagaccacctaacccaAGACCAAGACAAGGGTGTATcgagaccgagacaagaccaagacggagcttacctttctttgagcttcttttctaaGTGACGAAAAAAGTTAGATGTAGTCCCCACCGTCTGTGAAAGCAAAGCCTTTGGCTTTCTTAGGATTTATGCAGCGCAATTCTATTACTGTCGATTAGACAGACATCTTCTGCCGCTCAAAGAAAACCACTGCGCATGTCTTGGAGCACCGCGTGCGAGTGGAAGGTGGGGTGGGGGGAGTAACAGAATTGGTAAGtcacgttattgcttggatttttaTCAGTGCGTTTTacatccagtgaaaacaaacatgttaacaaataaaTTGGACAGTATGCAATAAGTTTAGTGATATTTCCACAGTTTCAGTCTTGactggtcttgaaataaaatcccgagTCCTCAGCGcccgagaccgagacaagaccgaGACTGAATGCGGTCGAGTCCGAGATGAGACCGAGACTATCAAAAAATGGTCTCGAGACCAAGACCGGTCTCGAGTACTACAACACTGCTTTGtgtataaaaactgaatttgggTCATGCAAAACAACCATGTTCCAAACCACACGTAAATCTACTACATCACATGACTACAGCCACATGAAAGAAATGCTGGCACACTAGCGTACAAGCCAAAGTGAATTGTGCATAGACAATCACAgtacacacaaatacaaaaggTTCAGTTTTAGATCTGTGTACTTCACAGTTgttttgaactttgaccttaaaAATTATGCACATTATAACTATaagattctgtttttgctttgtagtttattttgaactacaaaacattttccttattGGTCACGTCTGTATTGTCTGAAAGGTCAGCCACACTTTGAAACACATCAACGTCAATGAGAAAGGAACAAGGTCcctgtgtgtatgtttgtgttgttttcaacGTGGCATAGTACAAAGAAGGCTGGCACCATCTCCGGGTCTTGGCGAAGTGCGTCACTGACTTTGTCCTAAATTGCCCTTTTCTCTAAACACTTGCAtgctcacacaaacacagctcTAAAACTCAGCTCCCTTATCAAAACGTTCCATTCGCTTCCCTGTAAATATCCTGCAGGAGCAGCAGGTGCACACGCAGCTCCTCTCCCCCTTCCCCAATCTCCCGTACAAGACCTCTCCTGATGTTTTGTGTTGTCTGCGCCTTGCAGGCTCTCAGGAATCAGACAGTTCCCAAACTGCTAAGAAGGACATGCTGGCAGCTCTGAGGGCCAGGCAGGAAGCTCTGGAGGAAACGCTGCGACAGAGACTAGAGGAACTCAAGAGCATCTGTATCAGAGAAGCGGTATGAGAAAAATGGCCACAGaattggcaaatatttttgaatgctTCCTGGAATTCccttttttcaactttattacTCTAATGTTTTTGCAGGAACTAACAGGGAAACTTCCAAAGGAATATCCTCTTGATCCCGGAGAGGAACCACCCACAGTGAGACGGAAGATTGGCACTGCCTTCAAACTGGACGAgcaaaaaatcttaccaaaggGCGAGGTAGTGGTCCCATTCCTAGTTCCCCTCTCCAGCATTTTTCTGTATTGTCCTGATCCTCCTCTTACCAAACAAGCATAATAAATATATGAGATCATAAAGTTAGGTTTGTTTGTAGAAAAAGCCTACAATCTGATACATTTTGCACCTAGAAGAcgtttagctttttattttgcttcctttttatACCACGGGTAGTTTTTCCAACAGAGCACAGCTTCTAAATATAGTGTGGCTGCATTTTAACCACAGGAAGTGGTGATAGTAGGATTGTGTGCGTgcctgaatgtgtgtgtgtttcactgAGTTTGTGTTCTTTGAAAAGGATCCAGGGACACAGTATCACAAAAACCGCCTTCCAAGCAGAAAGATATATCATAATTTTACACTAAGCACCTTAAACTGTGACTACACAGAAATAGAAGCTACTCCAGCGGTGCTGCAAGGTCGCTGTTAGTGAGAAGGATTCTTAAGAACAGATATAGTCTAATATTAAGAGACCCAAAAGGTAATATATTATTATCCTGTCTCTGCTGAGGTAACTGAAATCATATGTGTGTGCTCTCACACTCCAATGCAGGAGAAAGCTACTTTGAATCACAAGATGGCAATCCAATTTACCAGTCAGGGCTGTGCAACTCAGACTCAGACTTCTCATGCACTatgtttgtatttgcatttaTCTACTGTTCagaatatgttttctttattcaacCTGCTCTGTTCTATAAATCCCAGAGAGCTGCTGTGTAGGAGTGGATAGATTAATGCTGGGCTGTTTTTATTGGGGGACACTGGGTCTTAATAGAGTGGTGAGAGACTGTGCAACGACAGCATAGATAAATGATTTCCGCAGTGTGTTTTTACTGGCACAGATATCTCTCTGCGTGTCTGACTGAATGTGTGACATGAGAGAATTAGTATGATTTCGTGTCTGGACGCTCAGGCttgttgtttttggatttttcatttgtttctgttgctaCAACATTGAGGGGATCCAGTAcctttttgcttcttttgtaTAAAGTTTGCACTTGTGTGTTTATGCCAGGAGGAGGAGCTTGAGCGTTTGGAGCGGGAGTTTGCCATTCAGTCGCAGATTACAGAGGCGGCCAGGCGTCTCGCCAGCGATCCTCACGTGAGCAGCAAAAAGCTGAAGAAGCAGAGGAAAACTTCTTATCTGAATGCACTTAAGAAGCTCCAGGAAATTGAAAACTCTATCAATGAATATCGGGTCCGCTCCGGCAAGAAGCCGACACAGAGGGCGTCACTTATCATAGAAGGTACCAATTTGTCTGGAGATCTACCTGTCAGAGAtttcttgtctgttttctgttcttgaatttcaatttgtctgaaagaaaaacagttttattgctACGTTTTGCATAAAAAGAATTCAACTGCTCcaacagtaaaatgtaaaataaagtattgATTGCTCTCCCCACACCCCCTTTTTCTCAGCATGAAATGAAtccctacaaaataaaactaataaatcagCAGTTCACAATCTCTAGCCAATTTTTAGTGAATCTCTGATTTTAGCCACAACACTTACATAAGTAGTATTACTCGTTTTATGTTCTGTCTCTTCTGTATAAGTAAAACACTCAACATGTACACcccatatatttttttctgtctttctttcctgTAGAAGCCAATATATGTTCTGAAGACAGCTCACTATCTGATGCACTGGTCTTAGATGACGGTAAAACTTTACCTTTTCTTGAATGTTAtactttatcacaataattattAGAGTTGTGAcctctcttttttatttcagatgatCCTCAAGTTACAGATACCCCAACCTTTTCTCCTGTAGCGTCGCCTCATAAAGGCCTCCCTCCGCGACCCCCCTCTCACAGCCGGCCTCCTCCCCCGCAGTCCCTGGATGGACTGCGACACATGCACTACACTCGCTCTGACTATGATAAATCTCCCATCAAACCCAAGATGTGGAGCGAATCATCACTGGATGAGCCTTACGAAAAAGTAAAGAAGCGCTCTTCTCACTCCAGGTATTCTagctcttctttttgtttgataAGGTTTGATAAAGTGTCCACACCCCTTGAATCTTGCTAGAATTTACTACTACATATTTGTTACATAGAAGCAAAAAGCATCCatattttttcaagtttttaacaagtaaaaaaaataataatatttggacttttttattctgataacccaaaaaaaaaatccagcacaAGTGGGCAGAGCTAGATACacaggaagaaaacctgttagggTCTACAAAAGACTAGTGTGTGAGGCAGCGATTCACCTTTCAGCTGGACATTGAGCCTAAATGTGGTCTGATTTAGACTAAACTAGATTCACATGTTAGaattcacagatgctctccattcAGTGTGGCCAAGCTTGAGCTGTTAAACAATGAATAATAGGCAAGAGCTTTGGTTTCCAGATGTGAATGCAAAAGACTTCAAACTGTAATTCCAGCAAAACTTGGTTCAACAAAGTATTGACTCCAGGATGGCAGAAAACTGATTACAATTGCATGTGACACATTACTGTAGTTGGTAATAAAGTTTGTGAAtacaaatcccaataaaatacattaaggtttatgtttgtgatgtCACAAAACATGCTTTGCATGGGACTGAGttgtgtttgttaaatgtgaATACGTGTaaagcaaacagatgcacacaACCCATCCATGTGTGATATAAAATACCGTCTCTCCCTTCTGTTCAGTCACAGGCGTTTTCCAAGTTCTGGGAGTACTGAAGCAGGGGGCAGTAACTCCCTTCAGAGCAGCCCGATCAGGAGCACACCTCACTGGAACTCTCAGTCCAGCATGCCGTCAACACCGGACCTGAGAACCAGAACTCCACACTATGTACATTCCACCAGGTCAGTCAGCATGAGTCTGAAACCTAGACAGAAAAACTCTGAACATTGAAATGTCATTTGTGACCTTTTCTTGACCTTCGTTTCACAGGTCAGTGGACATCAGTCCCACGCGTCTGCACAGTCTCTCTCAGCACTTTAGGAACCGCAGCTCCAGCCTTGAGTCCCAGGGCAAACTGCTAGCATCCGAACCCGATGCACATCCGCACACCCTGGGCAGTCCCGACTTTTTCCTTGGCCCGGGACGAGGCTCCAATGGCTCCGACCCACTGGATGACTGTTCATCCTGTACCAGCCAAAGCAGCTCAGAGCATTATTGCCCCTCTGGTGGACCCCCTGGCAGCAACCCCAACTATTCCACTCTGGGAGAGGACTCACCTTCCAAAGCCAGGCAGAGGCAACGGCAAAGGCACAGGTGAGGGCCAGGCCGTTAGTTTTTATGATTATCTGCTCACTTTATCAAACTCCGTGTTAATTAAGGCAAATGTCAATATCTTTTCTCCGCAGGTCTGCTGGTCAGTTGGGTTCCTCGAACTCGGGCTCTATGCCAAATCTGGCAGCTAAGAACGGCTCCGTTGGAGGCTCAGGTGGAGGTGGGATCGGAGGTGGGCATCATGGAGTTTACCTCCACAGTCAGAGCCAGCCCTCCTCCCAGTACCGCATCAAGGAGTACCCTCTGTATGTGGAGGGCAGCTCCAACGGCGTTGTAGTGCGCAGCTTGGAAAGCGACCAGGAGGGTCACTACAGTGTGAAGGCCCAGTTTAAGACCTCTAGCTCCTACACAGCCGGCGGACTTTACAAGGAGGCCTGGGgtggggaggagggaggagagggaaGCGGCCGACTCACGCCATCTCGATCTCAGATCGTACGGACTCCATCGTTAGGGAGAGAGGGTGGCGGAGGAGGGGGGAGGGCAGTGGTGTCTGAGGAGCTGCGCTGTTGGTACCAGAGGTCATCAGGGAGCCTAAAAGAAAGAAGCCACTCACATTCAGGATCCACATCTTCTGAGACTGGGTCACAGCAAGGCACTCTGGGACATGGACGGGGGAGCAGAGTTGGATCACTCGCCAAGGGCTCACCAGGTATgctttcaattatttttattaaactccaTATATCAGTGTTAACAGACCATCAGCTGTTCCCCATTACAGAAAAAAGAgtattcagttttattcagcCTTGCTGTTAAGGACAAGTAAACATGACATGGTATATAATAAACACTGATCGACCAATTATGACTTGTTTCCTATTCTTCTACAATTTAAAAAGCGATTTAGAGttagaacaaatttattttaatttgctttatggttgactacattttacatttcaagagACGAAGGTCACTTTATCCATTATCTTCTGCTCATCTTGGAGCGGATCACGGTGGTAGCAGCCAAAGCAGGGGgacccagacttccctcttcCCAGTCACTTGAGCCAGATCCTCATGAGGAATCCCAAGGCATTCCCAAGCCAGCTGAGAAACATAATCCCTCCATCTATGTCCAATTGTCCCTGGGATTCCTCTGAATCTCCATCTGGTGCCCGGAACgcctcaccagggaggcatcctaaccagatgctCGAGTCACCTCAACTGGCTCTTCTCGATGTGGAAGAACATCGGGTCGACTCTGAGTCCTTCcatgagcttctcaccctatctctataAAAGAGCTAGGACACCCTGTGCAAGAAACTCATTTCAGTCGCTTGTATCCGCAGTCTTAACTTTTTCGGTCACAACCCAAAGCGCATGTCCATAGATGAGGGTAGAAACATGCATCGACCGGTAGATCGAGAGCTTCACGTTTTGGCACAGCATCACTGTAGACGCCGCAATCTGCCTATTGAGCTCCCACCCCATTTTTCCcctcattcatgaacaagaCCTAGAGATAcgtgaactcctccacttgagGCAGGACCTCTTCCCCAACGCAAAGAAGGCTGTCTGTCATTTTCTGGCTCAACACCATGGTCTTgaatttggaggcactgatcctcatcccggctgCTTCACACTCAACTGTGAAATGCTCCACTGAAAGCGGAAAAGATAACATTCAatgagtaaaatataaaatgtaaaaatatttgaacagttAGAATTTGAAGCCTTGACATTGTTGGCATGACACAGGAAAGCAAATAAGTAGAAATCTCGGGTTATTGAAACTTCACTTGAGAGTCATTTGACAGCAGGAGCAAAGTGAAAACCAACATGGAAGAATTATgttttgaacagaaaataaaatgtaaaatgcataCTTGCAATTCAACAATTATAAACTTCCATAGTTTATAATTGTTGtcaacattattattatatcaACATTTGTGTACTATCTTTAATTTTAATCTGGTTGTAAAGCTTGTCTTATTGTTTAgtctgtacatttaaaattaaaaaaagaaactttatcAGAAGCAGTGTTAATTAAGGATGCATAATATCGAAATGTATACCAAGTACAGAAATTTaccaaaaacagtaaaatacaatTTCACCCTTTTTCATTCCATTTTTCAGTGTCTAAAAAGCagtgaaattaatatttggaCTTTTTTACAAGCCATATAAAATGTACTAAAGTTCCCAAACAAGAACCTTGCATATAATACCACAGGCTAGTAGCATGACCTCATTTGACAAGCGAAAGAGATAAAGATTTTTTACTCGAGTTGATCTAAGTTAGCGCAGATGCCCGAAAAGCAGGGAATTACCCtgtaagacaaacaaaaaatcgGGAATTTTTTTCTCCGACTGACTCCGGAGGCAAAATGCATTTGTCACACTGAAACCACATCCCTCAGCCCCACATGTGAAGCATAGCTGGAATTCCTTCTGTCCCTCACCCCCTTTTGTCACCTTTATTCGTGTTGCTTGACTAATTGTCGGCTCTCCCTTCAGCTGCTTCCCCTCACAGCCAGAGGAGCCTGACGCCATCCAGTGAGCACCCAGCCACGCCCACACCGCCCTGTAGCCCACAGCACATCATCAACTGGAAAAGCGGGTAAGAAACAATCGCACAGTTTCTGGAAGGTACCAGAAAGCTTTAGCTCCGGTGTTTTCATCTTTGTCCAAACCTGACCCAAAACACGCTCACAAGCTtcggttctgtttctgtttatgtcagcttttattgttttcacatcACGCTCTATGTaatttgggttttgttttcaaagcttTTCTAACTCCAGCCAATTTAATATGTCTTTTTGGCATCTTCATTGctacttttcttttccttttttctcaatctttttcatttctcaaTCATATCCCCCTCACTCTGCTGGACATTTCCTTTTGGACGTCCATCCCATCACTTAATATTTGTCATTTCTCtcttgtttgtctttctgtctttaCTAACCCCCCTTTCCTTATGTGTGTGTCCTCTCTCCCGGTTTAGAGGCACAGCAGACAGCTCTCCTACTGAGGACGTCTGTCAGTCTCCCCCTCAGCCCAGCTCTGATGCATAGAGGTACCGTGTAGCATTGGTAGTAAAACATAGCAATAGCAAAGGAGGATTTTGGTAGTAACAAATTTTCTAGGAATCAGGCAGTTATGCATAGTGGTTTAGATCTgatattagagatgcaccacTGTAAATTTTTACCCAATCtataaatctcttttttttcataaagactTGACATGTTAGTACCAAATGTAgctaaatctgatttttatagCAGAGCTATAATATAATTactattaaaaatactttttctagCTTAACTGCTGTATGtagttaattaaattatttgagcTTGGTTCAAATTATATCCAgttatatgaaaatataaaattaaataaatccagttatataaacagatttaaattgaGATAGTGAGTCTCCATATAAATAAAGTGGTCTTAATACATTGTGGTCAATATAATACTCCcacttaattaaaaatatattgtaccTCATGAAACCGCTGACTTTAGTTTAGGACCAAAGGCAACTTCACATCCAAGTGAGTCCCCAT contains:
- the frmd4a gene encoding FERM domain-containing protein 4A isoform X4, translating into MVVQGAVTPGRTRRLMLKLPVGTLRRNSGERMTEGRRCQVHLLDDRKLELLVQPKLMAKDLLDLVASHFNLKEKEYFGIAYTDETGHFSWLQLDRRVLEHEFPKKSGPIVLYFCVRFYIESISYLKDNATIELFFLNAKSIIYKELIEVDSEVVFELASYILQEAKGDFSSDDATRSDLKKLPALPTQALKEHPSLAYCEDRVIEHYKKLNGQSRGQAIVNYMSIVESLPTYGVHYYAVKDKQGIPWWLGLSYKGIFQYDYQDKVKPRKVFQWRQLENLYFREKKFSVEVHDPRSRASVTRRTFGHSGIAVHTWYACPALIKSIWAMAISQHQFYLDRKQSKSKIHAARSLSEIAIDLTETGTLKTSKLANMGSKGKIISGSSGSLLSSGSQESDSSQTAKKDMLAALRARQEALEETLRQRLEELKSICIREAELTGKLPKEYPLDPGEEPPTVRRKIGTAFKLDEQKILPKGEEEELERLEREFAIQSQITEAARRLASDPHVSSKKLKKQRKTSYLNALKKLQEIENSINEYRVRSGKKPTQRASLIIEEANICSEDSSLSDALVLDDDDPQVTDTPTFSPVASPHKGLPPRPPSHSRPPPPQSLDGLRHMHYTRSDYDKSPIKPKMWSESSLDEPYEKVKKRSSHSSHRRFPSSGSTEAGGSNSLQSSPIRSTPHWNSQSSMPSTPDLRTRTPHYVHSTRSVDISPTRLHSLSQHFRNRSSSLESQGKLLASEPDAHPHTLGSPDFFLGPGRGSNGSDPLDDCSSCTSQSSSEHYCPSGGPPGSNPNYSTLGEDSPSKARQRQRQRHRSAGQLGSSNSGSMPNLAAKNGSVGGSGGGGIGGGHHGVYLHSQSQPSSQYRIKEYPLYVEGSSNGVVVRSLESDQEGHYSVKAQFKTSSSYTAGGLYKEAWGGEEGGEGSGRLTPSRSQIVRTPSLGREGGGGGGRAVVSEELRCWYQRSSGSLKERSHSHSGSTSSETGSQQGTLGHGRGSRVGSLAKGSPAASPHSQRSLTPSSEHPATPTPPCSPQHIINWKSGSFSDSCFLSSPLCSELADVQWYGKDKTKPGTLV
- the frmd4a gene encoding FERM domain-containing protein 4A isoform X6, with product MTLAARLEDLEVTLEHMLLDVFMTEGRRCQVHLLDDRKLELLVQPKLMAKDLLDLVASHFNLKEKEYFGIAYTDETGHFSWLQLDRRVLEHEFPKKSGPIVLYFCVRFYIESISYLKDNATIELFFLNAKSIIYKELIEVDSEVVFELASYILQEAKGDFSSDDATRSDLKKLPALPTQALKEHPSLAYCEDRVIEHYKKLNGQSRGQAIVNYMSIVESLPTYGVHYYAVKDKQGIPWWLGLSYKGIFQYDYQDKVKPRKVFQWRQLENLYFREKKFSVEVHDPRSRASVTRRTFGHSGIAVHTWYACPALIKSIWAMAISQHQFYLDRKQSKSKIHAARSLSEIAIDLTETGTLKTSKLANMGSKGKIISGSSGSLLSSGSQESDSSQTAKKDMLAALRARQEALEETLRQRLEELKSICIREAELTGKLPKEYPLDPGEEPPTVRRKIGTAFKLDEQKILPKGEEEELERLEREFAIQSQITEAARRLASDPHVSSKKLKKQRKTSYLNALKKLQEIENSINEYRVRSGKKPTQRASLIIEEANICSEDSSLSDALVLDDDDPQVTDTPTFSPVASPHKGLPPRPPSHSRPPPPQSLDGLRHMHYTRSDYDKSPIKPKMWSESSLDEPYEKVKKRSSHSSHRRFPSSGSTEAGGSNSLQSSPIRSTPHWNSQSSMPSTPDLRTRTPHYVHSTRSVDISPTRLHSLSQHFRNRSSSLESQGKLLASEPDAHPHTLGSPDFFLGPGRGSNGSDPLDDCSSCTSQSSSEHYCPSGGPPGSNPNYSTLGEDSPSKARQRQRQRHRSAGQLGSSNSGSMPNLAAKNGSVGGSGGGGIGGGHHGVYLHSQSQPSSQYRIKEYPLYVEGSSNGVVVRSLESDQEGHYSVKAQFKTSSSYTAGGLYKEAWGGEEGGEGSGRLTPSRSQIVRTPSLGREGGGGGGRAVVSEELRCWYQRSSGSLKERSHSHSGSTSSETGSQQGTLGHGRGSRVGSLAKGSPAASPHSQRSLTPSSEHPATPTPPCSPQHIINWKSGSFSDSCFLSSPLCSELADVQWYGKDKTKPGTLV
- the frmd4a gene encoding FERM domain-containing protein 4A isoform X1, which produces MTEGRRCQVHLLDDRKLELLVQPKLMAKDLLDLVASHFNLKEKEYFGIAYTDETGHFSWLQLDRRVLEHEFPKKSGPIVLYFCVRFYIESISYLKDNATIELFFLNAKSIIYKELIEVDSEVVFELASYILQEAKGDFSSDDATRSDLKKLPALPTQALKEHPSLAYCEDRVIEHYKKLNGQSRGQAIVNYMSIVESLPTYGVHYYAVKDKQGIPWWLGLSYKGIFQYDYQDKVKPRKVFQWRQLENLYFREKKFSVEVHDPRSRASVTRRTFGHSGIAVHTWYACPALIKSIWAMAISQHQFYLDRKQSKSKIHAARSLSEIAIDLTETGTLKTSKLANMGSKGKIISGSSGSLLSSGSQESDSSQTAKKDMLAALRARQEALEETLRQRLEELKSICIREAELTGKLPKEYPLDPGEEPPTVRRKIGTAFKLDEQKILPKGEEEELERLEREFAIQSQITEAARRLASDPHVSSKKLKKQRKTSYLNALKKLQEIENSINEYRVRSGKKPTQRASLIIEEANICSEDSSLSDALVLDDDDPQVTDTPTFSPVASPHKGLPPRPPSHSRPPPPQSLDGLRHMHYTRSDYDKSPIKPKMWSESSLDEPYEKVKKRSSHSSHRRFPSSGSTEAGGSNSLQSSPIRSTPHWNSQSSMPSTPDLRTRTPHYVHSTRSVDISPTRLHSLSQHFRNRSSSLESQGKLLASEPDAHPHTLGSPDFFLGPGRGSNGSDPLDDCSSCTSQSSSEHYCPSGGPPGSNPNYSTLGEDSPSKARQRQRQRHRSAGQLGSSNSGSMPNLAAKNGSVGGSGGGGIGGGHHGVYLHSQSQPSSQYRIKEYPLYVEGSSNGVVVRSLESDQEGHYSVKAQFKTSSSYTAGGLYKEAWGGEEGGEGSGRLTPSRSQIVRTPSLGREGGGGGGRAVVSEELRCWYQRSSGSLKERSHSHSGSTSSETGSQQGTLGHGRGSRVGSLAKGSPAASPHSQRSLTPSSEHPATPTPPCSPQHIINWKSGSFSDSCFLSSPLCSELADVQWYGKDKTKPGTLV